Proteins encoded within one genomic window of Dermacentor albipictus isolate Rhodes 1998 colony unplaced genomic scaffold, USDA_Dalb.pri_finalv2 scaffold_21, whole genome shotgun sequence:
- the LOC139052281 gene encoding uncharacterized protein — MMSMALSTKLSPLDCPSSAGKTAAAPIEIVLSRTRFIDAGSEHALHQAYLLVPLAVCPAGFIGRNKSQEAVPRALHWDHLTSTVTSTETPWHPDKSSSLFDVTFSGLGSTERVRMLIKFFLIAQLDKSEWQCTLENKTRIVKVWWFSPSFMSR; from the exons ATGATGTCGATGGCACTGTCTACAAAACTATCACCACTGGATTGCCCCTCTTCAgcgggcaagacagcagcagcaccaatag AGATCGTGCTGTCGAGGACCAGATTCATCGACGCAGGGTCTGAGCATGCACTGCATCAGGCCTATCTACTGGTACCTCTGGCTGTCTGCCCTGCTGGCTTCATTGGACGAAACAAGTCGCAGGAAGCTGTACCACGTGCACTGCACTGGGACCATCTGACCAGCACGGTGACGTCGACGGAGACACCATGGCACccggataaaagcagcagccttttcgacgttaccttcagtggacttggaagcactgaacgagtacggatgctgatcaaattttttctgatcgcacaG CTGGACAAGTCGGAATGGCAATGCACCTTGGAGAACAAGACTCGAATTGTGAAAGTCTGGTG gttttcacCAAGTTTCATGTCAAGATga